A single region of the Streptococcus sanguinis genome encodes:
- the trxA gene encoding thioredoxin: MVAAVTDATFAEETKDGLVLIDFWATWCGPCRMQAPILEQLAGEVHEDELKILKMDVDENPNTAREFGIMSIPTLLFKKDGQVVKQVAGVHTKDQLKAIIAELS; encoded by the coding sequence ATGGTAGCAGCAGTTACAGATGCAACATTCGCAGAAGAAACAAAAGACGGACTGGTTCTGATTGACTTTTGGGCAACTTGGTGCGGACCATGCCGTATGCAGGCGCCTATTTTGGAGCAGTTGGCAGGAGAAGTTCATGAGGACGAACTGAAAATCCTTAAAATGGATGTGGATGAAAATCCAAATACTGCCCGTGAATTTGGTATTATGTCCATTCCGACCCTTCTGTTCAAGAAAGACGGTCAAGTCGTTAAGCAAGTCGCAGGTGTTCACACCAAAGACCAGCTCAAGGCTATTATTGCCGAATTAAGCTAA
- a CDS encoding alanine/glycine:cation symporter family protein, which produces MLEILNRLDSFVWGPPLLILLVGTGIYLSLRLGLLQIFRLPRAFRLIFVSDEEHQGDVSSFAALCTALAATVGTGNIIGVATAIKTGGPGALFWMWVAAFFGMATKYAEGLLAIKYRRKDAHGAMAGGPMHYILLGMGDKWRPLAIFFAIAGILVALLGIGTFTQVNSITEAMQNTIQLPPAVTASILAILVALVIFSGIQSIARVSTKVVPFMAAIYILGTVTVLAVNLYRLLPTLQLVFSSAFSQTAAVGGFAGATIQMAIQNGVARGVFSNESGLGSAPIAAAAARTKEPVEQGLISMTGTFIDTLIICSLTGLTILITGVWDGNLNGVSLTQAAFASVFANFGPVLLSVFLVLFAFTTILGWNYYGERCFEFLFGVRYIRVYRLLFVLMIVLGGFVGLEAVWILADIVNALMALPNLIALLVLSPIVISETKKYFDKRRKN; this is translated from the coding sequence ATGTTGGAAATATTGAATCGTCTAGATTCTTTTGTTTGGGGTCCGCCCCTGCTCATTTTGCTGGTTGGTACCGGTATCTATCTCAGTTTACGTCTAGGTTTGCTGCAGATTTTTCGTCTTCCGCGTGCCTTTCGGCTAATCTTTGTATCAGACGAGGAGCATCAGGGCGATGTCTCTAGCTTTGCGGCTCTCTGTACAGCTCTAGCTGCGACTGTGGGAACGGGAAATATCATCGGAGTGGCAACTGCCATTAAAACCGGTGGACCAGGCGCCCTCTTCTGGATGTGGGTGGCTGCTTTCTTTGGAATGGCGACGAAGTATGCCGAGGGCCTCTTAGCTATCAAGTACCGCCGCAAGGATGCTCATGGTGCTATGGCGGGCGGTCCCATGCACTATATCTTACTAGGGATGGGCGATAAGTGGCGCCCGCTGGCTATCTTTTTTGCGATAGCTGGTATCTTGGTGGCTCTCTTGGGGATTGGGACCTTTACGCAGGTCAATTCCATCACAGAGGCCATGCAGAATACCATTCAGCTGCCTCCAGCTGTGACAGCTTCTATCTTGGCTATTTTGGTGGCTCTGGTTATTTTCAGCGGCATCCAGTCTATTGCCCGAGTATCGACCAAGGTTGTGCCCTTTATGGCAGCGATTTATATTTTGGGAACTGTGACTGTCTTAGCGGTTAATCTCTATCGTCTGCTGCCGACTCTCCAGCTGGTCTTTAGCTCAGCATTTAGCCAGACGGCTGCTGTCGGTGGCTTTGCCGGTGCGACCATCCAGATGGCAATTCAAAATGGGGTCGCGCGTGGAGTTTTCTCCAATGAATCTGGTTTGGGATCGGCGCCCATTGCAGCGGCGGCAGCTCGGACCAAGGAACCGGTAGAACAGGGCTTGATTTCTATGACTGGAACCTTTATCGACACCCTGATTATCTGTAGCCTGACAGGATTGACGATTTTAATCACAGGAGTCTGGGATGGCAATCTCAATGGTGTGTCTCTTACCCAAGCAGCCTTTGCGAGTGTTTTTGCTAATTTTGGTCCGGTCCTGCTTTCAGTCTTTCTAGTTCTGTTTGCCTTTACGACTATCTTGGGCTGGAACTACTATGGTGAGCGCTGTTTTGAATTTCTCTTTGGGGTGCGCTATATCCGCGTTTATCGCCTGCTATTTGTTCTTATGATTGTTCTCGGTGGCTTTGTGGGTCTAGAGGCGGTCTGGATTCTTGCAGATATTGTCAATGCTCTCATGGCCTTGCCAAACTTAATCGCTCTTCTGGTGCTTTCTCCTATTGTCATCAGTGAAACGAAGAAATATTTTGACAAGCGTCGAAAGAACTAA